In Methanobacterium bryantii, the following proteins share a genomic window:
- a CDS encoding thiamine-phosphate synthase family protein, with protein sequence MEIENLKKAVEIIQNSEELAAFIPEVRSNIVMAKENAKDVNDVAGIPGRITIVHGKPKAFVEPEFGVSSHMARLVLSMMKHDSSKRSAMNIKYSPKIIEISEKLGLKVSFYDRNDEPEDVRQVEGGTIPWGVETAVKRIGDIPDIIYHKGAWGKEPSITLIGTSAVDVAKMAACIARLFNTKEGYKVIFTPPAEKSDPKSSDISCIFCAMAKGDPEVSKHVLYNDGEDMVVLNIAPYTTGHLLVIPTKHYTDLNELNPESLKNLFNTVKKAETLIKEVIHPDGINIGINLGEVAGQRIQHIHVHLVPRFKFESSFIGTTANTRVIRESLDETYTRYMEKIEKLTNV encoded by the coding sequence ATGGAAATAGAGAATCTGAAAAAAGCCGTTGAAATTATACAAAACTCTGAAGAATTAGCTGCATTTATTCCAGAGGTACGAAGTAATATTGTAATGGCAAAAGAGAACGCAAAAGATGTAAATGACGTGGCAGGAATTCCAGGAAGGATAACAATAGTACATGGTAAACCAAAAGCTTTCGTAGAACCAGAATTCGGAGTATCTTCACACATGGCCAGATTAGTATTAAGCATGATGAAACATGATTCTTCAAAGAGAAGTGCCATGAATATTAAATATAGCCCCAAAATAATTGAAATAAGTGAAAAATTAGGGCTTAAAGTCTCATTTTATGATAGAAATGATGAACCTGAAGACGTGAGGCAAGTAGAAGGCGGTACCATCCCATGGGGTGTTGAGACTGCCGTTAAAAGAATTGGAGATATTCCAGACATTATATATCACAAAGGTGCTTGGGGAAAAGAGCCTTCAATTACTTTAATTGGTACCAGTGCAGTAGATGTTGCCAAAATGGCAGCGTGCATCGCGAGACTTTTCAATACTAAAGAAGGTTATAAAGTAATTTTTACCCCTCCTGCCGAAAAATCAGATCCAAAAAGTTCAGATATATCATGTATCTTCTGTGCAATGGCAAAAGGTGATCCAGAAGTTTCAAAACATGTGCTTTACAATGATGGAGAAGATATGGTAGTTTTAAATATAGCTCCTTATACAACAGGACATCTCCTTGTTATTCCAACAAAGCATTACACCGATTTGAATGAATTAAATCCAGAATCTCTTAAAAATTTATTTAACACTGTAAAAAAAGCAGAAACGCTTATAAAAGAGGTTATACATCCAGATGGGATAAATATAGGAATTAACCTTGGTGAAGTGGCAGGACAACGTATACAACATATCCATGTCCACCTTGTACCCCGGTTTAAATTTGAGTCCAGTTTTATAGGGACAACTGCAAATACTAGGGTTATTAGAGAAAGTCTGGATGAAACCTATACTCGATACATGGAAAAAATTGAGAAATTAACCAATGTTTAA
- a CDS encoding glycoside hydrolase family 10 protein — translation MLLVVLIFGIVLMGLGAVSAVDSATMNGTSNATLNKTLNNSVHATSSNVSKVTKQSTSSMKGYWMFSSSAAKLNSNSAAALKKKGITDVFVCTRDTSGKYHYSELNNAISQLKKYGIKVHAWIVCFNYNGHFVNPSGYYSKKMKVYVKTKKYWGIKSKYKVKKKVWYKSRYIYRGKWHYKWKYTWKYVTKYKKGWIYKPVYKYVAKTGYDTSYNKKLIAAIKNINDNYAVSGIHLDYVRYSGVAKYGNAAYQQHGGVNAAVNAVTSFVKSVRSTVTKELSAAVMPEGTKNAYYYGQDYGRFADYVDFLVPMTYQGNYNANNAWITDKIKYIVSNAKGKPVYAGLTTYCSDCNLKSLSLNALQQDVNSANAGGASGFVLFRYGFGCSYVPAWT, via the coding sequence GTGTTGCTTGTAGTATTGATATTTGGCATTGTATTGATGGGTTTAGGTGCTGTTAGTGCTGTTGATTCTGCCACAATGAACGGCACGTCCAATGCAACATTGAATAAAACATTAAATAATTCTGTCCACGCTACATCATCTAATGTATCTAAAGTGACTAAACAGTCAACAAGTTCAATGAAGGGCTACTGGATGTTTTCGTCATCAGCTGCAAAGTTAAATTCAAATTCAGCAGCCGCTCTTAAAAAAAAGGGAATTACGGATGTATTTGTTTGTACAAGGGACACTAGTGGAAAATATCATTACAGTGAATTAAATAATGCTATAAGTCAGTTAAAGAAGTATGGAATAAAAGTCCATGCGTGGATAGTTTGTTTTAATTATAATGGTCATTTTGTAAACCCTTCAGGGTATTACAGTAAGAAAATGAAGGTTTACGTAAAAACAAAGAAGTATTGGGGCATTAAATCTAAATACAAAGTTAAAAAGAAGGTATGGTACAAATCAAGATATATATACCGGGGTAAATGGCACTATAAATGGAAATATACCTGGAAATATGTAACTAAATATAAAAAAGGTTGGATATATAAGCCGGTTTACAAATATGTGGCAAAAACAGGCTATGATACTTCTTACAATAAGAAATTAATAGCTGCAATTAAAAATATCAATGATAATTACGCTGTTTCTGGAATTCACCTGGACTATGTAAGATATTCTGGAGTTGCCAAATATGGTAATGCAGCATATCAACAGCATGGTGGGGTAAATGCAGCAGTAAATGCAGTAACATCATTCGTTAAAAGTGTCAGAAGTACGGTAACTAAAGAGCTTTCAGCAGCAGTAATGCCTGAAGGAACAAAAAATGCATATTATTATGGTCAGGACTACGGAAGATTTGCAGATTACGTTGATTTTCTAGTTCCAATGACTTATCAGGGGAATTATAATGCAAATAATGCATGGATAACTGATAAAATAAAATATATCGTAAGCAATGCAAAAGGAAAACCAGTATATGCAGGTTTGACAACATACTGTTCTGATTGTAATCTTAAATCGTTGAGTTTAAATGCATTACAACAGGATGTAAATTCTGCAAATGCTGGAGGAGCATCTGGTTTTGTACTGTTTAGATATGGTTTTGGATGCTCTTACGTACCTGCCTGGACTTGA
- a CDS encoding transglutaminase domain-containing protein produces the protein MKRLLLLTVLLLFVAALFNVTNIYAATEYSQITDNYLNTSLIQENITNNTSNNFTIQNTTESVNKTASVTNTVQNQSLLKNASNSSDSRMKTNNSNITNVQNSTDAAGAELYKNVRGIWLKAEDVNKLNISEIKKAGITDIFIKSNLLSAPSYKNVLTALLKKLKGTSFRVHAWITCFKDANGNWIDPQGKYSYTVKVPDKKIKYKVWYKSWYKYNGKWKYKWKYYYKYKYTYKYQTKYGYNTSKIDSLISSISKIVKNYNIDGINLDYIRYPGNAYKSSGSTAAVTSFVQKVYKTVKSIKPKVAVSAELMPEGKMNAYYYGQNYTQLAKYLDFMVPMLYKGNYGYNSSKGTSSNGKSGTNWIGSTVKYIVSQANGTPVIAGLQTYRSDKNVKVIPASELQSDIKAAGDNGASGYALFRYGLIDSKLYTSQNSTGTQIKFTMDQIQDAAARVKAYIETNHVLPNYVTIGTTQVKMPDMLRLMTASLLQLNSGIKTPITLKSTSSPVQSTGDTIDGIINKAGYLKIAQNIKSFIETKGIAPNYATSSLGKIQYESAIYMYSKILNFYKTNKYLPVYVTMAPGIWNDLPSEMQKYLQPTNNCQSNDPKIKSLASSLTKGITSTYDKGEKIFNWVRDNLGYSFYYNTRYGAVGTLNAKTGNCVDTSHLMIALARAAGIPARYVHGYCKFSSGTVYGHVWAQLYINGKWYSADGISIRNSLGEINNWDKNKSTIEGTYAELPF, from the coding sequence ATGAAGCGACTTTTGTTGCTTACAGTGTTGCTCCTTTTTGTTGCAGCGCTGTTTAATGTAACTAATATATATGCCGCCACAGAATATTCGCAGATTACAGATAATTACCTAAACACCAGTTTAATTCAAGAAAATATAACAAATAATACTTCAAATAATTTTACTATTCAAAATACAACAGAATCTGTAAATAAAACAGCATCTGTTACTAACACAGTACAAAACCAAAGCTTACTAAAAAATGCATCGAATTCAAGCGATAGCAGAATGAAAACAAATAACAGTAATATAACAAACGTTCAAAATTCTACTGACGCCGCAGGAGCTGAATTATATAAAAATGTTCGCGGGATATGGCTAAAAGCCGAAGATGTGAACAAATTGAATATAAGTGAAATTAAAAAAGCAGGAATTACAGATATATTCATCAAATCGAACCTATTATCTGCTCCTTCGTATAAAAACGTGTTAACAGCTCTCTTAAAGAAGCTTAAAGGCACAAGTTTTAGGGTTCATGCATGGATAACATGTTTTAAGGATGCAAATGGTAATTGGATCGATCCTCAGGGAAAATACAGTTATACAGTAAAAGTTCCTGATAAAAAAATTAAATACAAGGTTTGGTACAAATCTTGGTACAAATACAATGGTAAATGGAAATATAAATGGAAATATTACTATAAGTACAAATACACGTACAAATATCAAACAAAATATGGATACAACACATCTAAAATAGATTCATTGATCTCTTCAATTTCAAAAATAGTTAAAAATTATAATATAGACGGAATCAATCTCGACTATATTAGATATCCAGGTAATGCCTATAAAAGTTCAGGTTCAACCGCAGCAGTAACATCTTTCGTTCAAAAAGTGTATAAAACTGTAAAATCGATTAAACCGAAAGTAGCAGTTTCGGCAGAGTTAATGCCTGAAGGAAAAATGAACGCATATTATTATGGGCAGAACTATACTCAACTTGCAAAATACCTTGATTTCATGGTTCCAATGCTTTATAAAGGCAACTATGGATACAACAGTTCAAAAGGTACTAGTAGTAATGGAAAAAGTGGTACAAACTGGATAGGCTCAACTGTGAAATATATAGTTAGCCAGGCTAACGGAACACCGGTTATAGCTGGCCTTCAGACGTACCGTTCAGATAAAAATGTAAAAGTAATACCAGCAAGCGAATTACAGAGTGACATTAAAGCAGCTGGGGATAATGGAGCATCAGGATACGCATTGTTTAGGTACGGGTTAATAGATAGTAAATTATATACAAGTCAAAACAGTACTGGCACTCAGATTAAGTTCACAATGGACCAAATTCAAGATGCTGCAGCCAGAGTCAAAGCATATATTGAAACCAATCATGTCCTTCCAAATTATGTGACAATTGGTACAACTCAGGTTAAAATGCCTGATATGTTAAGATTAATGACTGCAAGTCTTTTACAATTAAACAGCGGAATAAAGACACCCATAACACTGAAAAGTACTAGTTCACCAGTACAGTCTACTGGAGATACAATAGATGGGATAATAAATAAAGCAGGATATCTAAAGATTGCACAGAATATTAAGTCCTTTATTGAAACAAAGGGTATTGCACCAAATTATGCAACAAGTTCTTTGGGAAAGATACAGTATGAATCTGCCATTTACATGTATTCAAAGATATTGAACTTTTACAAGACAAACAAATATTTACCTGTATATGTAACAATGGCTCCAGGGATATGGAACGATTTACCATCCGAAATGCAGAAATACCTGCAACCAACCAATAATTGTCAATCAAACGACCCTAAAATTAAATCACTTGCATCGTCACTTACAAAAGGTATAACTTCGACCTATGATAAAGGCGAAAAGATCTTTAACTGGGTAAGGGATAACTTGGGCTATTCCTTTTACTACAATACCAGATACGGGGCAGTAGGCACATTAAATGCAAAGACAGGAAATTGTGTCGACACTTCGCATCTTATGATAGCACTGGCAAGAGCAGCGGGAATTCCAGCAAGATACGTACACGGTTATTGTAAGTTTTCAAGTGGTACTGTATATGGGCACGTCTGGGCACAGTTATATATAAATGGTAAATGGTATAGTGCAGATGGAATAAGCATCAGAAATTCACTTGGTGAAATAAATAACTGGGACAAAAATAAATCAACAATAGAAGGTACCTATGCAGAGCTGCCTTTCTAA
- a CDS encoding transglutaminase-like domain-containing protein — translation MAIGGGIITRKLLFAVLLVASMSLIGIAGVSAANVGTATTQTGNHHNVQKDINLHDKYINTLKKPIKTQKRVVKKSKTVEKTVNTTNNITQFVNKNKTATSSSKNSVKAKNNTVTKSVPKYAYGEKPKYAYGHKKKVKRAHKWYRYHGKWYRYHGKVHKYKKSHTYRHSSKAHRYHRSSANSASIKSLAHSLSRGTHSQYQKGARIFKWVRNNLRYSFYYNTKLGAAGALKYRKGNCADTSHLVVALARSAGLQAKYGHGKVRFSSGKVYGHVWAVIKANGRWYTADASSNRNTFGGMRGKVVRFQGYHNSLSF, via the coding sequence TTGGCAATTGGAGGCGGTATAATTACGAGGAAACTGTTATTTGCAGTCTTATTAGTGGCAAGTATGTCACTGATTGGTATTGCTGGCGTAAGCGCAGCAAATGTTGGGACTGCTACAACACAGACTGGTAATCACCATAATGTGCAAAAAGATATAAATTTACATGATAAATATATAAATACTCTAAAAAAACCGATCAAAACACAAAAAAGGGTCGTTAAAAAGTCTAAAACAGTTGAAAAGACTGTTAACACTACAAACAATATTACACAATTTGTGAACAAAAATAAAACAGCAACTTCATCCAGTAAAAATTCAGTGAAGGCAAAAAATAATACAGTAACAAAATCAGTTCCTAAATATGCGTATGGGGAGAAACCTAAGTATGCATATGGGCATAAAAAGAAAGTAAAACGTGCTCACAAATGGTACAGATACCATGGTAAATGGTACAGATACCACGGTAAAGTTCACAAATATAAAAAATCTCATACCTACAGGCATTCCAGTAAAGCTCATAGATATCACAGATCAAGTGCAAACAGTGCAAGCATAAAATCATTAGCTCATTCACTTTCAAGAGGTACACATTCACAGTACCAGAAAGGAGCTAGAATATTTAAATGGGTAAGGAATAATTTGAGGTATTCCTTTTACTACAATACTAAACTTGGTGCAGCGGGTGCATTGAAATACAGAAAAGGAAACTGTGCGGATACATCACACCTTGTGGTGGCATTAGCAAGATCTGCAGGTTTACAGGCAAAATATGGCCATGGAAAAGTTAGATTTTCTAGTGGTAAAGTCTATGGACATGTATGGGCTGTAATAAAAGCCAATGGTAGATGGTACACTGCAGATGCATCAAGCAACAGAAACACCTTTGGTGGAATGAGGGGAAAAGTAGTAAGATTCCAAGGTTATCACAATAGTCTATCATTTTAA